Proteins from a single region of Deinococcus aerolatus:
- a CDS encoding excinuclease ABC subunit UvrA, whose protein sequence is MSTPPAFSGYVQVRGAREHNLKDLSLRVPRDALVVFTGVSGSGKSSLAFGTLYAEAQRRYLESVSPYARRLFHQVGAPDVDAIEGLPPAVALQQQRGAPTARSSVGSVTTLSNLVRMLYSRAGVYPPGQDIIYAEGFSPNTPEGACPSCHGLGRVYEVTEASMVPDPSLTIRERAVAAWPQAWGGQNQRDILVSLGINVDVPWHTLPQDTRDWILFSDEQPVVPVYPGLTPDETRRAVNRGAEPGYMGTFSSARRHILHTFASTESASMKRRVQGYMVSAACPVCRGKRLRPDALAVTFAGYDIADFSRLPLKQVAALLRPYASGHEDGHAGLLEQRPEQALARQRVTADLVARLDVLLNLGLGYLQLERSTPTLSPGELQRLRLATQLYSNLFGVVYVLDEPSAGLHPADTEALLAALAGLKAAGNSLFVVEHDLDVVRRADWIVDVGPGAGEHGGEILYSGPPEGLRRVDGSRTAEYLFRTAPQPARHPRIPAGWLELHGVTRHNLQDLSARFPLGALTCVTGVSGSGKSSLVSLALAETLAAHFGQENTGQDRAPGAEEELGETPVAPSAARLGGDVAALTRLVQVNQKPIGRTPRSNMATYTGLFDHVRKLFAATPLARVRGYGAGRFSFNVKGGRCEHCQGEGWVMVELLFLPSVYAPCPVCHGARYNAATLEVQLRGRNVAEVLGMTVDAAWTFFKDDPAVFRSLDTLREVGLGYLRLGQPATELSGGEAQRIKLATELQRAGRGHTLYLLDEPTTGLHPADVERLARQLDRLVEAGHTVIAVEHDMQLVVGSDWVIDVGPGAGDEGGQLVAQGAPAQVAQARGSRTAPYLARALDPSERGIDTR, encoded by the coding sequence ATGTCCACTCCCCCTGCCTTTTCCGGCTACGTGCAGGTGCGCGGCGCGCGGGAACACAACCTCAAAGACCTGTCGCTGCGGGTGCCGCGCGACGCCCTGGTGGTGTTCACCGGCGTCTCCGGCTCGGGCAAGTCCTCTCTGGCCTTTGGGACGCTGTACGCCGAGGCGCAGCGGCGCTACCTGGAATCGGTCTCGCCCTACGCCCGGCGCCTGTTTCATCAGGTGGGAGCGCCGGACGTGGACGCCATCGAGGGCCTGCCCCCCGCCGTCGCCCTGCAGCAGCAGCGCGGCGCCCCCACCGCCCGCTCCTCGGTGGGCAGCGTCACCACGCTGTCCAACCTGGTGCGCATGCTGTACTCGCGCGCCGGGGTCTACCCGCCGGGGCAGGACATCATCTACGCCGAGGGCTTCTCGCCCAACACCCCCGAGGGGGCCTGTCCCTCCTGCCATGGTCTGGGCCGGGTGTACGAGGTAACCGAGGCCTCGATGGTGCCGGATCCGTCGCTGACCATCCGCGAGCGGGCCGTGGCGGCCTGGCCGCAGGCCTGGGGCGGTCAGAACCAGCGCGACATCCTGGTGTCACTGGGCATCAACGTGGACGTGCCGTGGCACACGCTGCCGCAGGACACCCGCGACTGGATCCTGTTCAGCGATGAGCAGCCGGTAGTGCCGGTCTACCCGGGCCTGACCCCGGACGAGACCCGGCGGGCGGTCAACCGCGGGGCCGAGCCCGGGTACATGGGCACCTTCAGCAGCGCCCGGCGCCACATCCTGCACACCTTTGCCAGCACCGAGAGCGCCTCCATGAAGCGGCGTGTGCAGGGGTACATGGTCTCGGCCGCGTGCCCGGTCTGCCGCGGCAAGCGGCTGCGCCCTGACGCCCTGGCCGTCACGTTCGCGGGGTACGACATCGCCGACTTCTCGCGGCTGCCGCTCAAACAGGTGGCGGCGCTATTGCGCCCCTACGCCAGCGGCCACGAGGATGGGCACGCGGGGCTGCTTGAGCAGCGTCCCGAACAGGCCCTGGCCCGGCAGCGCGTGACCGCGGACCTGGTGGCCCGGCTGGACGTGCTGCTGAACCTGGGGCTGGGCTACCTGCAGCTGGAGCGCTCGACCCCCACCCTCTCCCCCGGCGAGTTGCAGCGCCTGCGCCTAGCCACCCAGCTGTATTCCAACCTGTTCGGCGTGGTGTACGTCCTGGACGAGCCCTCGGCCGGGCTGCACCCCGCCGACACCGAGGCGCTGCTCGCGGCGCTGGCCGGACTGAAGGCGGCCGGCAACTCGCTGTTCGTGGTGGAACACGACCTGGATGTGGTGCGCCGCGCCGACTGGATCGTGGACGTGGGGCCGGGGGCCGGGGAACACGGCGGTGAGATCCTGTACAGCGGCCCGCCGGAGGGGCTGCGCCGCGTGGACGGCTCCCGAACCGCCGAGTACCTGTTCCGGACGGCCCCGCAACCTGCCCGCCACCCACGCATCCCGGCAGGCTGGCTGGAGCTGCACGGCGTCACGCGTCACAACCTTCAGGACCTGAGCGCTCGGTTCCCGCTGGGCGCGCTGACCTGCGTGACCGGCGTGTCGGGTTCGGGCAAGTCCAGCCTGGTCAGCCTGGCGCTGGCCGAGACGCTCGCTGCCCACTTCGGTCAGGAGAACACGGGGCAGGACCGCGCACCTGGGGCCGAGGAGGAGCTGGGGGAGACGCCGGTGGCCCCCAGCGCCGCGCGGCTGGGGGGCGACGTGGCGGCGCTCACGCGGCTGGTGCAGGTTAACCAGAAACCCATCGGCCGCACGCCGCGCAGCAACATGGCCACCTACACCGGTCTGTTCGACCACGTCCGGAAGCTGTTCGCGGCCACGCCACTGGCCCGGGTGCGCGGCTACGGCGCGGGACGGTTTTCCTTCAACGTCAAGGGTGGGCGCTGCGAGCACTGCCAGGGCGAGGGCTGGGTGATGGTGGAGCTGCTGTTCTTGCCCAGCGTGTACGCGCCGTGCCCGGTGTGCCACGGTGCGCGCTACAACGCCGCAACGCTTGAGGTTCAGCTGCGGGGGCGCAACGTCGCCGAGGTGCTGGGCATGACGGTGGACGCCGCCTGGACCTTTTTCAAGGATGACCCGGCGGTGTTCCGCAGCCTGGACACCCTGCGCGAGGTGGGCCTGGGTTACCTGCGGCTCGGCCAGCCCGCCACCGAGCTGTCCGGCGGCGAGGCCCAGCGCATCAAGCTGGCCACCGAGTTGCAGCGCGCCGGGCGGGGGCACACGCTATACCTTCTGGACGAACCCACCACCGGTCTGCACCCTGCCGACGTGGAGCGCCTGGCCCGGCAGCTGGACCGGCTGGTCGAGGCCGGCCACACCGTGATCGCCGTGGAGCACGACATGCAGCTGGTCGTCGGCAGCGACTGGGTCATCGACGTCGGACCCGGCGCGGGCGACGAGGGTGGCCAGCTGGTGGCCCAGGGCGCGCCTGCACAGGTCGCGCAGGCCAGGGGAAGCCGGACCGCGCCGTACCTGGCGCGGGCGCTGGATCCCAGTGAACGGGGAATAGACACGCGCTGA
- a CDS encoding dienelactone hydrolase family protein, producing MTDVLPPSSGAWPALHTQQLCFPVQALDGTALHIGARLQLPVSERRVPAVVIAHGSNGIDSRGQLHALDLNRAGIATLELDMWGARGLDGGSEGRPGAAWENLPDVFGAFALLAAHPRVDPQRIGVLGFSWGGVVTLLSATRRCRDQYLPAGQQFAAHAAMYPACWIYNTVPGYELRNLTGARVLVLVGGRDRYDDPGDSGHDLITGLGPADRALVQTVVYPGAEHGFNMLEAPYQYRDPILHRGQGGEGRSAPHPESREAARLALLRFFGDALAGQGT from the coding sequence GTGACTGACGTCCTGCCTCCTTCCAGCGGGGCCTGGCCGGCCCTGCACACCCAGCAGTTGTGCTTTCCGGTGCAGGCGCTGGACGGCACGGCGCTGCACATCGGCGCGCGGCTGCAGCTGCCGGTGTCGGAGCGGCGCGTGCCTGCGGTGGTGATCGCCCACGGCTCCAACGGCATCGACTCGCGGGGGCAACTGCACGCGCTGGACCTGAACCGCGCCGGTATAGCCACGCTGGAGCTCGACATGTGGGGCGCGCGTGGACTGGACGGCGGCTCCGAGGGCCGTCCGGGGGCGGCGTGGGAGAACCTGCCCGACGTGTTCGGGGCCTTCGCCCTGCTCGCGGCGCATCCACGGGTGGACCCCCAGCGCATCGGCGTGCTGGGCTTCTCATGGGGCGGCGTAGTGACGCTGCTCAGCGCCACCCGTCGGTGCCGTGACCAGTACCTTCCAGCAGGCCAGCAGTTCGCCGCACACGCGGCCATGTATCCGGCGTGCTGGATCTACAACACCGTCCCCGGCTATGAACTGCGGAACCTGACCGGAGCGCGGGTGCTGGTTCTGGTGGGCGGGCGTGACCGCTACGACGACCCCGGCGACTCGGGCCATGACCTGATCACCGGCCTGGGACCGGCCGACCGCGCCCTGGTGCAGACCGTCGTCTATCCCGGCGCGGAACACGGTTTCAATATGCTGGAGGCCCCGTACCAGTACCGTGATCCCATCCTTCACCGGGGACAGGGCGGCGAGGGACGGTCAGCCCCCCACCCCGAATCAAGGGAGGCGGCCCGCCTCGCGCTGCTGCGGTTTTTTGGGGACGCACTGGCAGGGCAGGGGACCTGA
- a CDS encoding RidA family protein produces MGAEARIRELGLVLPPPLQLPDGVVLPFAVVRVVGQRAVVSGHGPQAPNGTLATPLGKVGAEVSPEQAHAAARLVALAMLGSLRRSLGDLDRITAWVRVFGMVNAAPGFTGLPGVINGFSAVILDVFGPETGQHARSAVGVAELPWHIPVEVEAEVLIRD; encoded by the coding sequence ATGGGGGCTGAGGCCCGGATCCGGGAGCTTGGCCTGGTGCTGCCGCCGCCGCTGCAGTTGCCGGACGGCGTGGTGTTGCCGTTTGCGGTGGTCCGGGTGGTGGGCCAGCGCGCTGTCGTGTCCGGCCACGGTCCGCAGGCTCCGAACGGCACGCTGGCCACGCCGCTGGGAAAGGTAGGCGCTGAGGTCTCGCCGGAGCAGGCGCACGCCGCCGCACGCCTGGTGGCCCTCGCAATGCTGGGCAGCCTGCGCCGGAGTCTGGGCGATCTGGACCGGATCACCGCCTGGGTGCGGGTGTTCGGGATGGTCAATGCCGCGCCCGGATTTACCGGGTTACCGGGCGTCATCAACGGCTTTTCCGCGGTGATTCTCGACGTCTTCGGCCCAGAGACCGGCCAGCACGCACGCTCGGCGGTGGGCGTGGCCGAGTTGCCGTGGCACATCCCTGTGGAAGTAGAAGCCGAGGTCTTAATCCGGGACTGA